Proteins co-encoded in one Aspergillus flavus chromosome 2, complete sequence genomic window:
- a CDS encoding putative FAD dependent oxidoreductase, with translation MAFVQALLADPGIPIKDRQDALHRVFADPGIPGPLRESTSSFWFKDPHPQLANMQSPELPQEADVVIIGSGITGASIARTLLDSSDQLGHIGKKTPAVVMLEARDTCTGATGRNGGHILETVEEFADWEALYGLEAAKALTRFRLAHLAEILKVADQYGLTKETQARKVEFLSVHFDEERWRQAAQCIQRFKEWCLPHAIGVVAGPAGALWPYKLVTGVLEKLRQKNPGNFLIETNTPVTQVSTDDTSSLRYAMQTPRGILRARHVIHCTNAHVGHLVPELRGHVYPVRGQMSAQNPGSKFICQATEHSWLFNYERGFDYLTQLPPAGESSGMMMLGGGFAQGRNNGLADLGIPTDSELSLSCDIHLSGALSAVFGRENWGHVAGPSVEQMWTGNMGFSSDGLPWVGQLPSSVNYAAGTTKQDGAQWVCCGFSGEGMVQAWLSGTAVAKMLLSSDRKHHLRPDYLSWFPEQMLLTEERLEKAGLTRVVSDRASNL, from the exons ATGGCATTCGTACAGGCTCTCCTCGCCGACCCCGGCATTCCCATCAAGGACAGGCAAGATGCCCTCCATCGTGTTTTCGCCGATCCAGGAATACCAGGACCACTCCGCGAGAGcacttcttccttttggTTCAAAGATCCGCACCCCCAGCTGGCTAACATGCAATCGCCGGAGCTACCCCAAGAAGCTGATGTTGTAATTATTGGTTCCGGCATCACAGGTGCTTCAATTGCACGCACCCTGTTGGACTCATCTGACCAGCTGGGACATATCGGTAAGAAGACACCCGCGGTTGTCATGCTGGAAGCACGAGACACTTGCACTGGCGCAACGGGTCGCAATGGGGGTCATATTCTGGAGACGGTTGAAGAGTTTGCCGACTGGGAAGCACTCTATGGGCTGGAGGCGGCAAAGGCATTGACGCGGTTCCGGTTGGCCCATTTGGCGGAGATTCTGAAGGTTGCGGACCAATATGGATTAACAAAGGAAACCCAGGCGAGAAAAGTAGAGTTTCTCAGTGTGCACTTCGACGAGGAAAGGTGGCGTCAGGCAGCACAGTGCATCCAACGGTTCAAA GAATGGTGCCTTCCTCATGCTATTGGGGTCGTCGCGGGGCCAGCCGGGGCCCTATGGCCTTATAAACTGGTCACCGGTGTGTTAGAAAAGCTGCGACAAAAGAATCCAGGAAACTTTCTAATTGAGACCAACACACCGGTGACCCAAGTCTCGACTGACGACACCTCATCTTTGCGGTATGCCATGCAGACGCCAAGAGGAATTCTGCGCGCTCGGCATGTCATCCACTGTACGAACGCTCATGTTGGACACCTTGTCCCCGAGCTGAGAGGTCACGTTTACCCAGTTCGAGGACAAATGTCCGCCCAAAACCCCGGCTCTAAGTTTATCTGTCAGGCAACAGAGCATTCGTGGCTTTTCAACTATGAGCGCGGTTTCGACTACCTGACACAATTACCCCCTGCTGGCGAATCGAGCGGAATGATGATGCTTGGTGGTGGCTTTGCTCAAGGTCGAAACAATGGGCTTGCTGATCTAGGTATCCCAACTGACTCTGAGTTGAGCTTGTCTTGCGATATCCACCTGTCCGGTGCATTGAGTGCAGTGTTCGGCCGCGAAAATTGGGGTCATGTTGCGGGCCCTAGCGTTGAGCAGATGTGGACGGGAAACATGGGATTTAGTAGCGACGGCCTTCCATGGGTTGGACAGCTACCATCGTCTGTAAACTATGCTGCAGGGACGACAAAGCAGGATGGTGCTCAGTGGGTCTGCTGTGGATTTAGCGGAGAGGGTATGGTGCAAGCCTGGTTAAGTGGAACGGCTGTGGCAAAGATGCTGTTGTCGAGCGACCGAAAGCACCACTTAAGGCCAGATTACTTATCTTGGTTCCCAGAGCAGATGCTGCTTACTGAAGAGAGACTGGAGAAAGCAGGGCTGACACGAGTTGTCAGCGACAGGGCCTCGAATTTGTAA
- a CDS encoding synaptic vesicle transporter (MFS multidrug transporter, putative): protein MVYDPNRDEAMAQSKERLESSDYAERPPTSDTTDSTSTTSSVDYDPQLHTLRSRATEVDLERHTTRASDALSRIHTQRLQHALTVGESVKSHPSKAPLPPFGAGKPYPPPLPAREDYVVEFDGKDDPLYPQNWPLKRKVYISAILAFTSICSTFDSAIFSSSSKSVANAFGVGLEVSTLSSSLYIIGYASGPLIWAPMSELQGRRLPIVIAMMGFGIFNIAVAVAKDLQTLMISRFFCGIFGSCPLAVVAAVFSDIYDNRTRGVAIAVFSSTVFLGPLIAPFIGGFINMSYLGWRYTAYIPAFMGFFAFALNVFFLKESYPPVILISKASELRRRTKNWGIHAKQEEIEVDLKDLIINNFSRPLRLLINEPLILAVTVYLSFIYGLLYCFLTAYTLVFQGVHGMNAGVGGLPLFGMVVGLFIAAGYIILSSGSYNKKLEANGGIPVPEWRLPPVILAGALFAAGLFWFGWTGFTDSIHWIVPTLSGLFTGFGLLIIFIQLFNYLIDTYLMFAASAIAANTFVRSLVASSFPLFSRQMFNNMGIQWASTLLGCLAAILVPIPVAFFFFGKRLRMKSKYAPIYEKAEEPMSDENEIAAETNGPLRE, encoded by the exons ATGGTCTATGATCCGAATCGGGACGAGGCCATGGCCCAGAGCAAAGAACGATTGGAGTCTTCCGACTACGCCGAGAGACCCCCAACTTCCGATACAACCGATTCgacctccaccaccagctcCGTGGATTATGATCCTCAGTTGCACACCCTCCGTTCGCGCGCCACCGAAGTTGATCTTGAACGCCATACCACCAGGGCCTCGGATGCCCTGAGTCGCATTCACACCCAGCGCCTTCAACATGCCCTCACCGTCGGTGAAAGCGTCAAGTCTCATCCCTCCAAGGCTCCATTGCCCCCATTTGGCGCCGGAAAGCCCTATCCACCCCCTTTACCGGCACGGGAGGACTACGTAGTGGAGTTCGATGGGAAAGACGATCCCTTATACCCCCAGAACTGGCCCTTGAAGAGAAA AGTCTATATTAGTGCCATCCTCGCCTTTACCAGTATTTGCTCCACCTTCGACTCCGCcatcttcagctcctccagcaaaAGTGTCGCGAATGCGTTCGGCGTCGGTCTCGAGGTCTCCACGCTGTCGAGTTCCCTGTACATCATCGGTTATGCGTCCGGACCCTTGATCTGGGCCCCCATGTCGGAACTGCAAGGCCGTCGCTTACCCATCGTCATTGCGATGATGGGATTTGGTATCTTCAATATCGCTGTTGCCGTCGCGAAGGACTTGCAAACCCTCATGATCTCTCGTTTCTTCTGTGGTATCTTCGGCAGTTGTCCCCTGGCCGTCGTCGCCGCCGTCTTCTCCGATATTTACGACAATCGCACCCGTGGTGTCGCCATTGCCGTTTTCTCAAGCACCGTTTTCTTAGGCCCACTTATCGCGCCGTTCATTGGTGGGTTTATCAATATGTCCTATCTGGGCTGGCGGTACACTGCGTATATCCCGGCATTCATGGGGTTCTTTGCGTTCGCCCTGAACGTCTTCTTCCTAAAGGAATCATATCCCCCCGTCATCCTGATTAGCAAGGCCTCGGAACTACGCCGCCGCACCAAGAACTGGGGCATCCATGCCAAGcaggaggagatcgaggtCGACTTAAAAGACCTGATCATCAACAATTTCTCCCGTCCCTTGCGGTTGCTGATCAACGAACCCCTAATCCTCGCCGTGACGGTCTACCTCAGTTTCATCTATGGCTTGCTCTACTGTTTCCTGACGGCCTACACGCTGGTGTTCCAAGGGGTCCACGGCATGAACGCGGGTGTGGGTGGACTGCCCCTGTTTGGCATGGTCGTGGGCTTGTTTATTGCGGCGGGATACATCATTCTATCCAGCGGATCGTACAACAAAAAGCTCGAAGCCAACGGGGGCATCCCCGTTCCCGAATGGCGTCTTCCGCCGGTGATCCTCGCGGGAGCGCTCTTTGCCGCAGGCTTGTTCTGGTTCGGCTGGACGGGCTTTACTGATAGCATCCACTGGATTGTCCCGACCCTGAGCGGTCTCTTTACCGGATTTGGGCTTctgatcatcttcatccagcTGTTCAACTACCTCATTGATACGTATTTGATGTTCGCCGCCTCCGCCATCGCCGCCAACACCTTCGTTCGTTCCTTGGTCGCGTCCAGcttccccctcttctctcgTCAAATGTTTAACAACATGGGGATCCAATGGGCCTCTACGCTCCTCGGCTGTCTGGCCGCGATCCTGGTACCCATTCCcgttgctttcttcttcttcggcaagCGGCTGCGAATGAAGAGCAAGTATGCGCCCATCTACGAGAAAGCCGAGGAGCCGATGAGTGACGAGAATGAAATTGCCGCCGAGACCAATGGGCCCCTGAGGGAATAA
- a CDS encoding pectinesterase A, producing MYRFLVSLLGLVAGTTYAAPVPEVSSMNAVRNGPPPGCLTVGPAGQHHTVGAALSALGSSPSPACIYIAQGTYKEKVVINYKGALTLYGETSDTSSYKGNAVTITHTISSDDAGTLDDSATLQVKSNDFNMYNINVVNGYGPGKQALALSADANHLGFYGCQFRGYQDTVFTKTGTQFFSKCLIQGSVDYIFGGGSAWFHQCDIRSTAPGYITASGREKADNSWLAFDHCTISGASGVDLKEKVFLGRPWRPLARVIYQNSDLSDVVSPKGWSPMAKGATPLFYEFKNTGAGSNTSKREFLSPIAAAVTRESVLGNDAAQWVDARY from the exons ATGTACCGTTTCTTGGTCAGTCTCCTCGGCCTGGTGGCGGGAACCACCTATGCGGCTCCAGTTCCGGAGGTCTCCAGCATGAACGCTGTCCGTAACGGCCCTCCACCTGGCTGTCTCACTGTTGGCCCTGCTGGACAACATCATACCGTGGGAGCTGCGCTGAGCGCACTCGGATCTTCGCCCTCACCCGCGTGTATCTACATCGCCCAGGGAACGTACAAAGAGAAAGTTGTCATTAACTACAAGGGCGCGTTGACTTTGTATGGTGAGACCTCAGACACCTCATCGTACAAGGGAAATGCTGTCACCATCACCCACACTATCTCCTCCGATGATGCTGGCACCCTGGATGACAGCGCTACATTGCAGGTGAAATCGAATGACTTTAACATGTACAATATTAATGTGGTGAACGGGTATGGACCAGGCAAACAGGCGCTTGC ATTATCTGCAGATGCCAACCACCTGGGCTTTTATGGCTGTCAATTCCGCGGTTACCAAGACACCGTCTTTACTAAGACGGGAACCcaattcttctccaaatGCTTGATCCAGG GGTCGGTGGATTACATCTTCGGGGGTGGTTCTGCTTGGTTCCATCAATGTGATATCCGCTCCACGGCGCCTGGTTATATCACTGCCAGCGGACGTGAAAAGGCCGACAATTCCTGGCTCGCCTTTGATCACTGCACCATTTCGGGAGCGAGCGGCGTGGacctgaaggagaaggtttTCCTTGGAAGGCCTTGGCGGCCTCTTGCACGGGTTATCTATCAAAATTCGGATCTGAGTGACGTCGTCTCGCCGAAGGGATGGAGTCCCATGGCCAAGGGCGCGACTCCACTGTTTTACGAGTTCAAAAACACCGGAGCGGGTTCGAACACATCGAAGCGAGAGTTTTTGTCGCCCATCGCTGCTGCCGTCACGCGAGAGAGTGTTTTGGGCAATGACGCCGCCCAGTGGGTGGATGCGCGATACTAG
- a CDS encoding amino acid transporter, whose product MVTHTEPQEDLERPLLADSPEPSYEAIVAPTGASDAAPRATFRRNLGAVEAFGIVISIVIGSGVFTSPGAIDTNVPSPGAALIVWLVGGLLAWTGATTMAELGTAISGEGGVQPYLQYAFGDIFGFLAAWTWIIAVMPATLAILSIVFIESIYSAAGITDQAASIQHKLLSILVLIAIGVANSISTKVSTRLSSFFVTTKFVTITGIVIAGLLVVIVHLSSTHWDGPATDWYSKSWFGYRDTLAPDGKEIHWSDLAGWEMLGHYSAALYGALWAYSGWDKAIYVTAELSAPATQLPLAINMAVPIVILCFIAANTAYYILLPWSVVSTTDSVAVTAITHLLGPVAGVIAAVLICLVVAGSLLGNSFVAGRMIVAASNSNWLPRFLGIIGRLRSPSAENGPSLPSDAETSSGKSDAPINAIVLSTALPIFYILFGDFRALLTFNGLGEYTFFLLTVLGAIILRFREPCLRRPYKPSIIIPITFAIVSGFVVVRGAIFAPVQALVLLSLWIIGVGYYEVRKSWAVDRNA is encoded by the exons aTGGTCACACACACCGAGCCTCAAGAAGACCTTGAAAGGCCATTACTCGCCGATTCTCCAGAGCCAAGCTATGAAGCCATAGTGGCGCCCACGGGCGCGTCGGATGCAGCGCCTCGCGCTACGTTCAGGCGGAATCTCGGGGCCGTGGAAGCATTTGGCATCGTCATCAGTATTGTGATCGGCAGTGGAGTCTTCACATCTCCCGGTGCTATCGATACCAACGTTCCATCACCCGGCGCTGCTCTCATTGTGTGGCTCGTGGGAGGACTGCTGGCTTGGACCGGGGCGACCACGATGGCCGAGCTCGGCACAGCAATTTCCGGTGAAG GGGGTGTCCAGCCGTATCTACAGTATGCTTTTGGCGACATTTTCGGGTTCCTGGCAGCGTGGACCTGGATCATCGCGGTGATGCCGGCCACGCTTGCCATCCTCAGCATTGTTTTTATTGAAAGCATCTACTCCGCTGCTGGGATAACGGATCAGGCAGCTTCCATCCAACACAAGCTTCTCTCAATTCTGGTGTTGATCGCGATCGGTGTGGCCAACTCAATCAGTACCAAAGTGAGCACACGTTTGAGCAGTTTCTTCGTGACGACAAAATTTGTTACGATCACTGGCATCGTGATTGCAGGCCTTCTGGTAGTGATTGTCCACTTGTCAAGTACACACTGGGACGGGCCAGCAACGGATTGGTACAGCAAGTCGTGGTTTGGCTACCGCGACACCCTGGCTCCGGATGGTAAAGAGATTCATTGGAGCGATCTGGCTGGATGGGAAATGCTCGGTCACTATTCAGCTGCCCTCTATGGTGCACTGTGGGCGTACTCCGGCTGGGACAAA GCTATCTACGTTACAGCAGAGCTATCTGCACCGGCCACCCAGCTTCCACTCGCCATTAACATGGCAGTTCCCATCGTCATTCTTTGCTTTATCGCAGCTAATACGGCATACTACATTCTTCTTCCGTGGAGCGTAGTGTCAACAACAGATAGCGTTGCAGTG ACTGCGATCACCCATCTCTTAGGTCCAGTAGCGGGCGTTATCGCAGCGGTCTTGATCTGTCTTGTAGTAGCCGGCTCCTTGCTGGGAAATTCGTTCGTCGCTGGCCGCATGATCGTCGCAGCGTCTAATTCAAACTGGCTGCCTAGGTTTCTAGGGATTATCGGACGATTGAGGTCTCCATCTGCTGAGAATGGCCCTTCACTTCCGTCCGATGCCGAGACTTCGAGCGGGAAGTCGGACGCACCGATCAATGCGATCGTCTTGTCTACCGCGCTTCCTATCTTCTACATTCTGTTCGGGGACTTTCGGGCGCTTCTGACCTTTAATGGGCTGGGGGAGTACACGTTCTTCTTATTGACTGTCCTCGGGGCGATCATCTTGCGATTCCGAGAACCATGTCTGCGCCGCCCCTACAAGCCCTCTATTATAATTCCCATCACCTTTGCCATAGTTAGTGGGTTTGTGGTGGTCCGAGGAGCCATTTTCGCCCCTGTGCAGGCTTTAGTTCTGCTATCGCTGTGGATCATTGGAGTGGGTTATTATGAGGTCCGAAAAAGCTGGGCAGTGGACCGAAATGCATAA
- a CDS encoding uncharacterized protein (of unknown function-domain containing protein): MTLSKPADSPGNGFYPNSPPMRRPGLSFIYRLECNIEPEEVNVGAPHRAGVIRSVANIAGGSFRGPSISGTVLPGGADWATVIEGTHSMTLDAHYTIKTDDGCYLYVRAHGLYRPGPGTEYAKQVEKDPALRPPPTVTQDDVEFFSHLRIETGPGKYNWLNGLVCVGVMSCENDRILIDAYHLTNFEDSKPEDVMAHRNAC, encoded by the exons ATGACTCTATCGAAGCCCGCGGACTCCCCAGGCAATGGCTTTTACCCCAATAGCCCACCCATGCGACGTCCTGGGCTGTCATTTATTTATCGCCTGGAATGCAACATTGAACCCGAAGAAGTTAACGTTGGAGCGCCTCATAGGGCTGGAGTGATTCGGAGTGTTGCGAATATTGCCGGCGGTAGCTTTAGAGGACCGTCGATATCAGGGACGGTCCTTCCGGGCGGAGCAGACTGGGCAACGGTCATTGAAGGGACCCAC TCCATGACCCTGGATGCACATTATACGATCAAAACCGACGATGGCTGTTATCTCTACGTCCGGGCGCATGGCCTCTATCGTCCTGGCCCGGGCACAGAGTATGCGAAACAGGTCGAGAAGGACCCAGCCCTACGACCCCCTCCGACCGTGACTCAAGACGATGTGGAATTCTTCTCACACCTGCGAATCGAAACAGGCCCAGGAAAGTACAACTGGTTGAACGGCTTAGTGTGCGTTGGAGTCATGAGCTGTGAGAACGATCGCATCCTGATCGATGCCTACCACTTGACAAATTTTGAGGACTCTAAGCCAGAGGATGTGATGGCCCATAGAAACGCCTGTTGA
- a CDS encoding FKBP-type peptidyl-prolyl cis-trans isomerase produces MGVIDFIKDIIRPGNGVDYPKAGDMVTVHYHGYLYDPTRSWNRGRRFDSSIKRGIPFTFQIGMGTVIKGWEVGILGMSLGEKALLTFGPHYGYGARGAPPFIPGNSTLVFNVELLAINGRTLQSDDSE; encoded by the exons ATGGGAGTAATcgattttattaaagatattatccGTCCGGGTAATGGGGTGGATTATCCCAAAGCCGGCGATATGGTCACAGTCCACTACCACGGCTATCTTTATGATCCGACCCGATCGTGGAATCGGGGGCGTCG GTTTGATAGTAGTATCAAGCGAGGAATCCCCTTCACGTTCCAGATTGGCATGGGTACGGTGATCAAAG GATGGGAAGTCGGAATTCTTGGCATGAGCCTGGGTGAAAAGGCTCTTCTTACCTTTGGGCC TCATTACGGATATGGTGCAAG GGGTGCGCCTCCATTTATTCCCGGTAATTCAACTCTAGTCTT TAATGTCGAGCTTTTGGCTATCAATGGACGGACTCTTCAATCAGATGACTCGGAATAG
- a CDS encoding general amidase GmdB yields the protein MRSNLALRPFGYINCLGPGLVSSHHSHRPTEMAENTATKGNWETRVAEKRKQLELQIPQDWRLNAAFLSTLPSNGHLIEANIPRHSGLLSEEELDLTEHYTAAQLLQKLAWGEVTSLAVTTAFCKRAAIAQQLTSCLTEHFFDRALERAQYLDDYLKREKRVIGPLHGLPISLKDSFCIKGIQSTVGYVSFLENPPAETNSALVDLLLDLGAVLYVKTNIPQTMMVSDSENNIYGRTLNPHNTNLTAGGSSGGEGALVAFRGSILGVGTDIAGSIRIPSLCCGVYGFKPTADRIPFGGQVSGAIEGVPGIKPAAGPLAQSLDDIELFMSTVLKAEPWRYDVTTIGSPWVSALRLPSLLTIGVLGEDPDFPMHPPVRRAMESAIAALAKKGHRIVRLGHEPSRGVAYASRLAFQYFTYGPHVDHIAASGEPLVASVAKLANPLFTGPFPVDQELGIFEKIDGLHNARKAYAEEWRRTWVQHDIDVLLTPGAQNTATPHDTYGWPPYTVIWNLLDYPACIVPYSKASKALDPEPMPVHDGVQPSYEPDSVNGASCALQIVTPRHQDEKCLLFARLIDKDIR from the exons ATGCGGAGCAACTTAGCACTGAGGCCATTCGGCTATATAAATTGTCTTGGCCCGGGCCTTGTATCTTCACATCACTCACATCGACCAACAGAGATGGCTGAAAATACGGCGACAAAAGGCAACTGGGAGACTAGGGTGGCTGAGAAGCGCAAACAACTGGAGCTACAGATTCCCCAAGATTGGCGTTTGAATGCCGCATTCCTCTCCACGCTCCCATCGAATGGCCACCTCATAGAGGCGAACATCCCACGTCATAGTGGGCTCCTCTCcgaggaggagttggatCTCACAGAGCACTATACTGCGGCACAGCTGCTGCAAAAGCTTGCCTGGGGCGAGGTGACCTCGCTGGCAGTGACCACGGCTTTCTGCAAACGGGCAGCCATAGCCCAGCAATTG ACGTCATGCCTGACAGAACACTTCTTCGACAGAGCGCTCGAACGTGCTCAATACCTGGATGATTATTTGAAGCGAGAAAAACGGGTCATTGGCCCATTGCACGGTTTACCGATCAGTCTCAAAGATAGCTTCTGCATCAAGGGTATTCAAAGTACGGTGGGATATGTATCATTCTTAGAGAACCCACCAGCGGAGACCAACTCTGCTCTGGTGGATCTGCTACTCGACTTGGGTGCGGTTCTTTATGTTAAAACCAATATTCCGCAGACAATGATGGTTA GCGATTCAGAGAACAACATCTACGGTCGTACATTAAATCCACACAATACAAACCTGACGGCCGGAGGCTCTTCCGGTGGTGAAGGAGCTCTCGTGGCCTTCCGGGGTTCAATCCTCGGCGTTGGAACTGATATCGCAGGCTCAATCCGAATTCCATCGCTGTGCTGCGGTGTTTATGGGTTTAAACCCACCGCGGACCGTATTCCGTTCGGTGGACAGGTGTCGGGGGCAATTGAGGGAGTGCCCGGCATAAAGCCAGCAGCAGGGCCACTGGCTCAGTCGTTAGACGACATTGAGTTGTTCATGTCAACTGTCCTCAAAGCCGAACCCTGGCGATATGATGTGACTACAATTGGGTCGCCTTGGGTGTCGGCGCTCAGACTGCCGTCGTTATTAACGATTGGAGTCCTCGGCGAAGATCCCGACTTCCCAATGCATCCTCCAGTCCGTCGCGCAATGGAGTCGGCCATCGCAGCACTAGCTAAGAAGGGACACAGAATAGTGCGGCTGGGACATGAGCCTTCACGAGGCGTGGCATACGCGAGTCGTCTAGCTTTTCAGTATTTCACCTATGGACCACACGTCGATCACATCGCCGCCAGTGGAGAGCCATTGGTGGCATCAGTGGCGAAATTAGCCAACCCATTGTTCACTGGTCCGTTTCCTGTCGATCAGGAACTGGGGATCTTTGAGAAAATTGACGGACTCCACAACGCACGAAAGGCTTACGCTGAAGAATGGCGCAGGACATGGGTTCAACACGACATAGATGTTCTTCTAACACCTGGAGCTCAGAATACGGCCACGCCACATGACACATATGGGTGGCCGCCGTACACGGTCATCTGGAACCTTCTGGAT TATCCTGCGTGCATTGTGCCGTATAGCAAAGCTTCCAAGGCGCTTGATCCAGAGCCTATGCCAGTACATGATGGAGTTCAGCCGAGCT ATGAGCCTGACTCCGTTAATGGAGCTTCATGTGCTCTCCAGATTGTAACGCCTCGGCACCAAGATGAGAAATGCCTTCTCTTTGCCCGACTGATCGACAAAGACATTCGGTAA
- a CDS encoding pathway-specific regulatory protein, translated as MEQQSYHRDLLHDLLKVMRSVDESHARGLFDLLRADSSVEELRSYIDKTLSEVRVSDHDGETIRSLERLWEKVDVSSGAPPSRPTVMDLNYLCDVTPFRVPAKPWTTVTNDDNLVSHLVSLYFTWDYPFYAFVDQKAFIRHMTLGNVDSDLCSPFLVNAVLANACYYSQYSEAYVVPGDVASKGRNFLAEAERYLPSHQLEKGGGVRLASLQGALLLYERYAMSGEDDLGYTMLNIAIEMAEALGIINREPLDLSKLQLSDEMITSVKRTAWGVFQVDTVVHTNFLKPSRVTSVSLDRIDPNESGAGDLWVPYPTDKRPRQSWLSQYFDEACKLSFIARDISHHLYHETTTGTDQYREKQVFYNKLRQWERALPDYFRAFRRPPPHVLLLRMRYHVLIIGLARDGFGVQSFFLGSEEQRRKMDESANAMSLASAREISALARIHRQEYGMERAHQFATYAMMLALFTMLDDPSFDVVDHDFLSLTSAFSITASRSQVGRHLFHIFRESVRSRNQEERVLQSDAISDEVKELFGRHPSSQLPDRWGNYADGLERYRGSFSSGSWNYTASGVRDMLEKYERLSLGNHDNTHPRRASSPNDGWET; from the exons ATGGAGCAACAGAGTTACCATCGGGACCTGCTCCATGATTTACTGAAAGTAATGCGATCAGTGGACGAGTCGCATGCCCGAGGCCTATTCGATTTGCTGCGGGCGGATTCGTCCGTAGAAGAACTTCGGTCTTACATTGACAAGACCTTGAGTGAAGTCCGAGTCTCCGATCACGATGGCGAAACCATCAGAAGTCTTGAACGTCTCTGGGAGAAGGTGGATGTGTCCAGTGGAGCGCCACCGTCTCGGCCCACGGTTATGGATCTTAATTATTTGTGTGATGTTACACCCTTCCGTGTCCCAGCGAAACCGTGGACTACGGTGACGAACGATGACAACCTGGTGTCCCATTTAGTGTCTTTGTATTTCACTTGGGACTATCCCTTCTATGCTTTTGTTGACCAAAAAGCGTTCATTCGCCATATGACACTCGGGAACGTGGATTCCGACCTTTGCAGCCCGTTTCTCGTCAATGCTGTTCTCGCAAACGCATGC TATTATTCGCAGTACTCCGAAGCGTATGTGGTACCAGGAGACGTCGCCAGCAAAGGACGCAATTTCCTGGCCGAGGCGGAACGATATCTCCCAAGCCATCAACTAGAGAAGGGGGGAGGGGTCCGGCTGGCCTCATTGCAAGGGGCATTACTCTTATACGAAAG ATACGCCATGTCGGGAGAGGACGATCTCGGCTATACGATGCTCAACATTGCAATCGAGATGGCGGAGGCACTCGGCATCATCAACCGGGAGCCGCTCGATCTCAGCAAATTACAGCTGTCCGACGAAATGATCACATCTGTAAAGCGAACGGCGTGGGGAGTATTCCAGGTCGACAC GGTGGTTCATACCAACTTTTTGAAGCCGAGCCGGGTCACGAGCGTCAGTCTCGACCGGATCGATCCGAACGAGTCTGGTGCCGGGGATCTCTGGGTTCCGTATCCGACCGACAAAAGGCCGCGACAGTCATGGCTGAGTCAATATTTCGATGAAGCCTGCAAGCTTTCGTTTATTGCCCGTGATATCTCGCATCACCTCTACCATGAGACTACTACCGGGACGGATCAATATCGCGAAAAACAAGTGTTCTACAACAAGCTTCGCCAGTGGGAGCGTGCCCTACCGGACTACTTCCGGGCGTTTAGGAGACCACCGCCACATGTCCTCTTGCTAAG GATGCGGTATCATGTACTCATTATTGGCTTGGCGCGGGATGGTTTCGGAGTGCAATCGTTCTTTCTGGGGTCTGAGGAGCAACGACGGAAGATGGACGAATCTGCCAACGCGATGAGCCTCGCATCCGCTCGAGAGATTTCGGCTCTAGCACGGATTCATCGTCAGGAATACGGGATGGAGCGCGCTCATCAGTTTGCTACCTATGCGATGATGCTTGCGCTCTTCACCATGCTCGACGACCCTTCCTTTGACGTCGTCGACCACGACTTCTTATCGCTCACGAGTGCATTCTCCATCACAGCCAGTCGGTCCCAAGTGGGTCGCCATCTATTCCACATATTCCGCGAGTCCGTCCGATCTCGAAACCAAGAGGAGCGGGTCCTGCAGTCGGACGCGATCTCCGACGAGGTCAAGGAGCTCTTTGGACGCCACCCTTCGTCCCAGTTACCGGATCGATGGGGCAACTATGCCGACGGGCTCGAACGGTATCGGGGAAGCTTCTCGAGTGGGTCATGGAACTACACGGCCTCAGGCGTCCGTGACATGCTTGAAAAGTACGAACGTCTGAGTCTGGGGAACCACGACAATACCCACCCGCGTCGGGCGTCCTCCCCGAACGACGGGTGGGAGACCTGA